TGAGTATTATCAGTTCTCAAGATAGTACGAGGGCAGAACACTCCCCTTTCTGTCACGTCGGATAAAAGCCACTTCAGATAAAAGCCATAAAAGCCAGATAACACAAACAatgtttatcctgtcaaacaaTGTCATTATCAGAATATTGTCAATTCAATTGGGAATTAAAATTAATTCCTCTCAATCCCAGTTTGGGCTATAATGTAAATGGAATATTTTTCACGTCTCTAGCCAAAGACCATTTGTATCCTTAAAATAATCCCAAAAGGAGCATACAGAAGAAGTGGGTATATAATTAGGTATTGCATAGAGAAATTACAGGATAACCTACAACTATGTTTCTGATTTCTAACCACTGATTAGTGGAAATCATCAAACAATCGATGCCTTTGCTTTCTAACAGAGGAAGTTAGGGAATATGAGGTCACAACACCACAACTGACTGCCTTGTTCCCTTATTGATTGTAAAGGCCTTCCACCTACTTCACACAGGCCATATATGTGTTATGTGGCAAAGGAAATTGACGTTAAATGATTTTAATAGTATGAACAAGTAACTCATGACTTCTATAGACCTTTTGAATATTGACTATTACAAGCCAATATTTTACAGTTGgtcattttataaacaaaaatcTCTAAAGAGATCTGGACTTCAAGTGACTCTGCTCACAGCGCCATGTCGGCAGGAAAAGTTTCCAGCTGTATGAGTTCACTGTgctctttaaatccacagagactGAGCAGCATGTCGTAGAACCTGACCGACTAAATATATCTGATCCTCACAATATTCTGGGTGCTTTTCATTAGTATGGAAACAGCTGGCAAGGTCATTATTCCAGGCTCGCACTACATCTTCAACTTTCCGATAAACTTCCCCTTATTCTACTCCGGAGAAAGCTTACacatcacattaaaaataaaataaactgaatatttaatttaattagttTGGACTCTGTAACAACACTGAAGTTGGCATCCAGATTTGCAACTTCCCAGTCAGCAGTTTAAAGGTAActtgttttattaatgtttttttttcgctTTGCAACTTAACATAAGaagtataaaaacataaatattgttGGAGGTTATATTTCCCTTATCCCTCGTGATTCACGACCGTACCTGATAAGAAGTGATCACTCTACAAGCAGAATCTGTTGCCTGTGGCTTTCCATTACATAATAGTAGCAATCCACCTCTGTCATCCTCGAAATCTATGGAGATCCACCATCTTtactttttatgaatacagcTGGTGAAGAGACGTGACAAATTGCTTGATATGTATGCCACCGGTTATACATGTTAACAGATGCGAACGGTGCcatttcctgccaaaatggcgttgcATTGGTTGCATGACATCAGCTACCGGAGCTCTGTATCAATAGTAAaagcatttatatttattattatttatcctGTCTGATCTTCTCTGTTCTTTCCCACAGTCTGAGTCCAGAATGTTCAATGGTGTTGAGAAGGACTGCCCCTCCCCCACAGAGAGGCTGGCCCGGAAGGAGTCTCTGAAGGTACGCGTCCCTTCCTTGCTTGACATACGTGTCAGCATTATGGTCATGCAGttgaatttatttaaaagtgtgcACAATTTAGCTCTTAAATATCTGTCACTCTGCACTTGTTAAGTGAAATGTACACAGGCAATTTAGGAAACCTTccgattttttttctcaaatgtgcttcaaataaaacaataataaatcatgTTATTTAAAGGCAGTGTTAACGTGGAGCCtccatgaataataatattctgTTTGCCTCTAGTCCCACCTAGTGGCACAAATGGACCAGTACTTTGACTCTTACTGATGACTCATTCATttggtttgtctctgtttcacaGGTCCAAAAACAGAATTACAGGCAGGAGAAGAAAAGGGCAGCTAAAGAACTATTCAGTGCACTAAAGGACCCCAGTGTTGTCATCATGTCAAACTGGCTAAAGGTGTGGGGATGTTGTCTCTTTCAACAGTAGTTCACTGACTAGTTGTTTAGACTTTTTTCATCAGTTCCCATTTTCCCATTTTGCAGTTGGAACAATTTTGCCTCTTTGAATCTCTTCACGTTTAGATTCAGCAttctataattttttttttatctcttaattTTCTTTAGATCCGTGGCTCTTTGAAGAGTTGGACCAAGTTGTGGTGTGCCCTGAAGCCTGGTGTTCTTCTGATTTACAAGACCACCAAGACAGACCACTGGGTGGGCACCATCCTCCTCAGTGCATGCAAGCTGATCGAAAGACCTTCAAAGAAGGACGGCTTCTGCTTCAAGCTCTACCATCCACTCGACAAATCTATCTGGGCTGTCAAGGTCAGACATGGTTTGAGGCTCACTGGTCGAAAAACAACTCATTGGTCAAACTGGGACAGAAGCACGTTTTAGCTTTGCACCAGAATTATTAGTGTAACATTAGGAAAATGCATAGTATACATGCTctacaaaattaaaacaagagCACTTTTGGCTACGAATAATTTGTCAACTAAATCAATTactaattaatgaattattttgctaatgttagcattttTAGCATTgttatattttgatttattatttcagttttcCCTGACTAATGGTTAAAATATTTTCAAGTGTTACTTCATGGCCCTTGAGAGATCCATTTATCTGTGCTGGCACGATAGAACTGAAATAGCATTAGGAATAAGATTGCATTTTGTTTCTTCATGCTCAGGGTCCCAAAGGAGAGACTGTTGGCTCCATCACGCAGCCACTACCCAGCAACTATCTGATCTTCAGAGCTGCCTCAGAGTCTGATGGTGAGTCTAAAGTATGGAAttattttcacagcaaaatgttttataatgacTCGTCACCATCGCTAAAATGTCTCTGCTTCTCCAGGACGGTGCTGGATGGACGCCCTGGAGTTGGCTCTTAGTTGTTCCAGTCTCTCCAAGCTCACAGCCAAAGCGGGTAGAGAGGGAGATATCAGCATGTCGTTAGAGTCTTCCCATATACTCCACCTGCTGCAATCAACAGCACTCACTGATGCAGAGTTGCTACAGTGAGTAatatacacacagatgcagCTGCGTACACAGAAAGCCTGTCAGACTTCATTTTATATGCATCTTTCATTTATAACTTCTTTGTTATGAAATGGTTTATATTACTTGATTTTGAACTGGCATTATTACCAAACAGATTTATAAAATAGGTTTATGAGATCATGTCTGTGCTTTCTGAAAATCATCCCAAAATTACAGCTAAAGAGATGAGTGGACTTAAAGATAAATAAGATATATTAAGAGTATTTATTaagataaataatgaaaaaaatggtGGTCTTGCTATTCAGTGTATAGCATTTTAGTACAGTTAAGATTTACTTCTTTAACCATTGCACTCTCAAGACAGCTCAGCAAATATAACCGCTGAATTATTTAAAGCCTCTAAATTTGCACCActactaaaataataaataaataagcatgaATAAGGTGAAAGAATGAAACCAGTGATGTTACACAGTGATTCTATTATTAGTCATAAATGTATAATGAGTTGTTCTTGTGACTCTGCtggtcattttgtgtattttcatgcGTCAGTTCTTTTCCAATTTTTCGCCTGAATGTGCATGTCATACATAAGTCCTCCATTTTCTTCTCCACCCCTCTCCTCTTTTTATTACCTTCTCTGTGGCTGTACCGCCCCTCTGACGTCCATCACACATTCTCCCTTCCTCCATTGCTCCTCTCCCACCCAATCGCAACAGCTTTTGTGATCACATGACTAGCAGACGAGCAGGAAGACAGAGTAGAATGTAAACTATACACTTCCACAGTGACAGAAATACGCACTTGCAGGAAGCAGGCGTGCTGGGAGTCAAGGAAGCAATGCTGCACCTTTTAGTCAGTAGagtaaacaaagtaaagtagTCAGATTTAAACAGTCCCTCACTGGAGAGGAGATAAGAACACACTGCGGCTGTTTGGATTTACTGCAAACATCATTGCTGGTGTTTCCTGAAAAAAAGTTTGTCTAAATACTCCTATATCCTTGAGGTAAGGATCGCTGTCTTTGTTCCAGGGTGTGTATGGGTTATAAACATTACAGTTTGCTTATTAACTCACGGTGGGCAGTAAGAATGTGACTTTTCAGGTCTGTCCAGCCCTCAGGCATTTTGAAAATGGAACTCTCTGCTATTGTTGTGTGGGCAATTGGGCTTTTCTCTTGATTGTCAATATAATTACAACCCTTACTTTAGTCACATGAGCCTTATCCTGTCGTGACGTTAAATCTTTTAGTTTGGAGCTAAACTGTGAAGTATTGTGAAATATCTACCTTAAAAGTGTATATGATTAAGACCTGCGTCAGACATGTGTCTGATAGTTGTTTTTGGATGTTTGCAGTGCTTCCATTTGAATACACAGATGTCCAGTTTCATGACTTCAaaatggctgtagaattgtagacatcatcttccttttttcatcttttagtTCCACCTTcctgtctctttctccttctctgatTTTCACTTCTTCTTTATTTGACCATTTCGAAGCTGCATGATTTTCTCCAcagtttctctcctcttttattCGTGTTTGTTAAAGTGCTGACAGATCGGAGTACTGATGTGTTCAAGACTAGAACATATCACATCtggaaaatgtgattaaatatcTCACTGTGTCATGGAGTTTGAATAATTTGGTCCTCAGCTTTGTATGTGtggcacacatactgtatctaaAAATATGTGtgcaaaatgtgaaatttgaaactAGGCACCCACAAGAAGGTCAACCTGTTTTTGTGTAGATGTTATCTGATGCAACAGATTTGCTCATCATAgctgtgaggagaaaaaaaaccctatcACAAATCAATCCAATAcaatacacatttaaaggtcATCGAGATATATTAAAGTTCATGACtggtcatttctgtttttctgtttattgaTTGTCTGACTTGCAAATCCAGTTATCAAAGCTTTGGCAAAGCTGTCTGTGGAATCgtgaataaatcacattttctaaATCTTCTATACCAAAGTGGTGAGAACACCTCATTAAGTcctgatgttttcatttgttttaaattgtttagaAAAGTTTTTGTCACTGACAGCCTGGACATGCATTCCTAAGAAAAATAGATTGGTATCAGGCAGTGTggtttttggcagccattctagatttagtcttagttttagtcttttgcaCTAAAgcgcttattagttttagtcacgttttagtcatttctatatgtgatagttttagtcatttctttatgtgatagttttagtcacatttagtcatttctatatgtgatagttttagttttagtcatttctatatgtgatagttttagtcacgttttagtcatttctatatgtgatagttttagtcacgttttagtcatttctatatgtgatagttttagtcacgttttagtaaTTTTTATATGTGATGGTTTTTAGTCTTagtcagttttagttttttgtttttttaaaaaaaagtatagtcTTTTAGCAAAtccatttaggtcaataagtattggagatttctgttgggcagaaacctttaatctcGCGCATAATAAGCAGAAATGTCGTGCACTCTGAACGTCTGACAAACCACATACTGACATTTACGTCCATTCTTGTCTCGTCAACGAAAACTCACACATGTCTCGTCATGTTTCCGTCGTCAAACATGTGATGTTCGTTTCGTCACCGCCTCTTTATCGTCATGAAAAGGCGTCAACAAAATAAATTTGTCATCGttgatgaaaacaacactgataTCAGGGTTACTTacccaaacaaacaagaacaagaaacCCTAGCTTAATATACTGTAGATAAAGATCTTGGAAATCAGGTCTTGGTATACCAAAAAGCTCACCTGAAGTGACAAGACATCCTATCTTGTTAAGAAGGCCCACCAGTGTTTATACTTCTGAGGAACCTTTGAATTATTTTCAGTCCCTGAATATGCTTATAACTTTGCACTTTTCCTCCATTTCTATCAGGATGAATGACTCTTTGCTGCTCGGCAATCACCACATGGAGAACGATGGGTTTTCCGACAAATCAGAGCGCGAGGCTCACGACGACTGGGACACTACGCCCATTGAGAATGGCGGAAGGCTGACGGAAGAGAGCGACATGGAGCAATCGGATGAGCTGTCTTCTGGGCCTCAGGCCACAGCTTATGTAGagcagagcacagaggagatGGGTGAGGTGAGGCATCAAGTTCAGCTATGTATTTAGAGAGAGATCTACCATTGTTGTAGGTCAGTAGATTAACTGTATTGTTAAATGTGATTGCTCGCCTTTATAGAGATATCTTATCTTGCTTGTGTCACTCCCTTGTATCTAGAACCCAGACACTATAATGGCCTTTATGCTAACCTTACTCTTTCTGGATGTTTTAATTAAGGCTGGCGAGGCGTCCCAAGTGGAAACTGTATCAGAGGAGAACAAAGGCCTGATCTGGGGTCTGCTGAAACAGCTGCGGCCAGGTATGGACCTGTCCAAGGTGGTGCTGCCCACATTCATCTTAGAGCCACGCTCCTTCCTGGACAAGCTGTCTGACTACTACTACCACGCTGATCTGCTCTCACAGTCAGTGACATTTAAGTCTTTATactctgtgtgtggtgtgtggtgtgtggtgtgtgtgtgtgtgtgagctatTTGGAGACAGAAGAATCTTCATATTCGTGTCTGACTCTCCTGATGTTTCTTCACTGCAGAGCTTCACTGGAGGAGAGTGCATATGGTCGCATCAAGCAGGTGTTGAGATGGTACTTGTCTGGTTTCTACAAGAAACCTAAGGTAAGATTTGTTCATGACCAgctgaaaacattatttttctttttcttttttctatagCGTGTCCAgtgtatttcttttaaataattatgCCTATTTGACTTAATTGGTTTGAATTCATTAGTGAAACGTATATAGTCATCTGCAGTGCAACTGGTTTTAACTGGTATTGTTTAGGTTTAAAGAAACTAATCTTACTCAACTGAGGAAAAAATGccatttagtttagttttcacatttgatttgagagagaaaaactgtggcAGAAGATTTTTTCATTGACATTCACTGTtggttgtgtttatattctccAGGGTCTTAAGAAGCCTTACAACCCAATCCTGGGGGAAACATTTCGCTGCTGCTGGCTACATCCTCAGACCGACGGCTGCACTTTCTATATAGCTGAACAGGTTACACCAGACTACAATGCATAAATATACCTCACGTGAATTTTCCTGTGTGTGACATATTTTGCATAATTGGGCAAGCACAGAGCTGAAGCTCATCTACCTCAGTTGCAATCTAAATCTGTCATCTAACATGACAGAATATGCTCACTGTTAGCATAATATATTATGTTCCTAAATCCACAGTAAATCAGGGAATGCCATGATCTTACAAAGAGTAACATTTGAAACATAGCAGACAGGTGTGTGACACTCTTCTCAATCTGGTGTCTCTCGTTTTCTTCTGCCAGGTTTCCCACCATCCACCCATCTCTGCCTTTTACATCTCAAATAGGAAGGATGGGTTTGCGATCAGTGGAAGCATCCTGGCCAAGTCTAAATTCTATGGTATGCAGCATACTACAATATGTAATCTGTATAGCATTGATCAAAGATTAGACCAATAGAGGTTTAATTATGTCTTCATCTCTTTTGATTGCTCTTGTAGGTAACTCTCTGTCAGCTATTCTGGATGGCAAAGCAAGACTGCTGTTCCTGAACAGGGAGGAGGAATATGTCATCACGATGCCATATGCTCACTGCAAAggtaaacacagaaaaatgaaagCTTTGTGTTAGTTCACGCAAGACACGGTAGTCATACACCCCACTTGTAATCAGCTGACAGCGAGCCGACCgcagtcagtcacagtcactcacacattaaGCTGCTATGCCCATGCAGGAACATCTGGAGAGCGGAGCTTAGAAGTCTAACTGTAAATCCATGTATTGCTATAAATGATTTAATTGTGACATGAGTGTTCCAAACTGAAAATACTTTTATCAGgcatatattgtttttatgtttatatgccTTGCATTCTATTCTTAttcatgtacagcactttgttccagctgtggctgtttttaaagcactttataaataaagttgagttaagttgagagaaagaaatacaaaaaaagctgttttggATGGCTAATCTTACTGCAAGTGGCAGGATGATAAATTATATTCTTAAATCTGCAGTACTACTGCGAATGCTGTGATCAGTCTGCAGAGTAACTTTCCAGTCTGTGTTGATGTGCTGTTGGTCTGATGCTGTAACACTGTCTTCTGTAGGAATCTTGTACGGGACTATGACACTAGAGCTCGGGGGGAAAGTTACCATCGagtgtgagaaaacaaaatgttctgcACAGCTGGAGTTCAAATTAAAGGTATCATTTTTATTAGTTATAATTGCACTATTCATGTATGTGATGCTGTATGGGTGTTTTTTCTATCAGCGGTAGTTTTTATTAAGGTATTGAACCACTTTCATTGCAGCCTTTCCTTGGAGGTCCCTCCTCTGTGAATCAGATCAGTGGGAAGATTTTagaaggagaggagatgatGGCTACTATTGATGGACACTGGGTGAGAAAGAGCTATACACtaattatacataatatacatatatatatatatatatatatatatatatatatatatatatatatatatatatatatatacatatatatacatatatatacatatatacatatatatatatatatatatacatatatatatatatatatatatatatatatatatatgtatatatatgcattccTGCCTCTAGATTGTAATTATCTGAAATAGTTGGCTTTGGCAGGAACTTGTATGCTGAGACTGAACTTGTTTGTTGCCATTTATGTCATCAGGACAGTGAGGTGTTCATTCAAGAAAAGCGCACAGGCCAGCAGGAGACGCTGTGGAACCCGAGCGCAGACATCCGCAGCCTCCGCCTCAAGAGACAAGTGGTACAGATGGACCAGCAGGGGGAGTTTGAGTCTGAAAGGTAAATATTATCGCCTAGATATGCAGTACATGTCAGGCAAGTACATGTTTAGCTTGTAATGTTAATTAAGTTTGCATTCACATGAGCTGTAGACACAAAGGTCTTTGTGTCCACAAATGATTCATGATCACATTGTAGGAGTGTGATAATTATGTTGTAAAGCATGTAAGTAGGGGATTTGTCAGCCCTTagatgtttttcatgttattaaATCAACTTGTGtatgacaaagaaaatcttcacattggTCTATAACCAAATGAGTCAGAGGTTAAAGTTGTGCCTGAAaccttttcccctcttttctaATTGCACATGGCGTGTTAAAgattataatgctgctgctgacaccCCTTTGACCGTATGTGCCCCTGATTTGAATGTCCTGGCAGACTGTGGCAGCATGTGACCAGTGCCATCATGGATCGGGACCAGCTGCGAGCCACGCAGGAAAAGTTTGTGTTGGAGGAAGCTCAGCGGAAAGAGgcgaaggagagaggagacacaccCTGGGCCCCACGACTTTTCCACCAGGACCCTGTCACCTCCGAGTGGACCTACAAGCACAGAgagtatgtacacacacacacacacacacacacacacacggggataGTACACAAATGAATGACTTACTCAGCTAATTAACCTAATGTCATGTTTTGGCAGCACACAGCCGTGGGACCCAGAGTTCTGTCTGATTCAGTTTGAGAAGGACGGAGTGATTCAGACGCACGAGAAAAGTCAGAGACAACACCACCGACTCTCTTACAGCCACAGATGGACAAGTCAGCAGAAGGTTAGCCAGACTAATCACACACCTCCCATGTCATTGACATTTTATCAAAATGAAGGTTATTTCACTTCCCATCGAGCTTCACAGCCCCTGATATCGCAGTGctgtaaaatcaaacattttatttcacttatttgCTGCTCTGGTGCACACATGAATGCACCAGCAGCTCAAGtgtaatggatggatgtaataccgtccagtgtgaacacagtTAGACAGAAATCCTCTTCTGACTCTTCCTCCAGGCGGTGGTGAATGGGAAGCACAGGAAGGCCAGCAGTCAACCGTCCAGCTGCAGCCAGAACACggagagcagcagcaccacaCCTGAGCCCACACACGAGTCCTCGGACAATGAAGGTACACACATTACACAACTCgacacattattgtttttgttttttttaattgccttaCCTTTGTCTTATTTTCTTCTCGGCATGGGCACAGGGTTTTCCAGCCAGTGTGCACGGTGCAGTAAAGAGAAAAAGGACATCACCCAGATAGAAGCCTCCATTACATCTATACAGAAGACACAGCAGGATATTCAGAGGTGGAAATTGCACACATGcaacagatacagtatatgcaaCAGATGATGCCTCCTTCCCTCAGAGGAACATGCCATTCTTCCAATGTACACtgtataaagttttattttcataaaaaaaatccatgcatacatttataaaattaaaaatgaaatcaaatttaAGGATATTGACTTTTTGGGATGTTTTGTGTTGATTCAAAGGAAATTGGAATACAAAAAGTGTAGTTAATATCAAGTAAAAAGcaaaattaactaaataatatattcattttgttcacTTAATGATTTCTGATCAGTCTTTCACCTGTTTCAACTGTGTGAAGAATGGGTTTGAAATGTAATCTGCATTTGTTAATATCTTAAAgctacacactacagctttaaatacatgtttggAGTACATGGAAGCGCTTGGAAAAGAACACAGATTAATCAGAGTGGCTGATGGAAATTGTCAAATCAGCTGGCGATCCATGAAGAGTTaggtctctctgtctctctcgctctctctctgactaTAAGTCAGGTGTGTATCTATATCTTATTGTTCTATAAATGCATAAAGCTTAAAAATAAGGGGGGAATACTTGCAGATATGACTGCATCCCACTACTGCTCGACTGCATTTAAGGCTATTGCAATTCAAAAGAGCAGTGGTAGTTGAAGGATGTTCCAAACcaacaaaagtaaaaagaaaataaataaataaatataaataaataaataaataaattcccatcctcactgtttctttttcatGAACTGCTGCTGAGTTAAGTCACAAACTCTAGTTCACCCTCATCCTTCTCTGTCCCTGCAGGAACCTGGTGGCCCTAAGTCGTCAGCTGTCTTACCAGAGAGCCACGGAGGACAACGTGTCGCTCACCGGCCGTCA
This region of Solea senegalensis isolate Sse05_10M unplaced genomic scaffold, IFAPA_SoseM_1 scf7180000017798, whole genome shotgun sequence genomic DNA includes:
- the LOC122764946 gene encoding oxysterol-binding protein-related protein 5-like, translating into MKEENLFHRRFSLCPNATSPPKIDPRTLTRNLSYGGDNDIYSLSPGSETDRNGLSMLSNELSPAQSPGSKSESRMFNGVEKDCPSPTERLARKESLKVQKQNYRQEKKRAAKELFSALKDPSVVIMSNWLKIRGSLKSWTKLWCALKPGVLLIYKTTKTDHWVGTILLSACKLIERPSKKDGFCFKLYHPLDKSIWAVKGPKGETVGSITQPLPSNYLIFRAASESDGRCWMDALELALSCSSLSKLTAKAGREGDISMSLESSHILHLLQSTALTDAELLQMNDSLLLGNHHMENDGFSDKSEREAHDDWDTTPIENGGRLTEESDMEQSDELSSGPQATAYVEQSTEEMGEAGEASQVETVSEENKGLIWGLLKQLRPGMDLSKVVLPTFILEPRSFLDKLSDYYYHADLLSQASLEESAYGRIKQVLRWYLSGFYKKPKGLKKPYNPILGETFRCCWLHPQTDGCTFYIAEQVSHHPPISAFYISNRKDGFAISGSILAKSKFYGNSLSAILDGKARLLFLNREEEYVITMPYAHCKGILYGTMTLELGGKVTIECEKTKCSAQLEFKLKPFLGGPSSVNQISGKILEGEEMMATIDGHWDSEVFIQEKRTGQQETLWNPSADIRSLRLKRQVVQMDQQGEFESERLWQHVTSAIMDRDQLRATQEKFVLEEAQRKEAKERGDTPWAPRLFHQDPVTSEWTYKHRDTQPWDPEFCLIQFEKDGVIQTHEKSQRQHHRLSYSHRWTSQQKAVVNGKHRKASSQPSSCSQNTESSSTTPEPTHESSDNEGFSSQCARCSKEKKDITQIEASITSIQKTQQDIQRNLVALSRQLSYQRATEDNVSLTGRHCLILCVLLLSQLFLNYVFT